The following proteins are encoded in a genomic region of Micromonospora olivasterospora:
- a CDS encoding RNA polymerase sigma factor, protein MTQTDARPWVAPRPRTPAPADAGIPRRALTIEVSSTVREDAGPGFDEVYRRHFQPLVVQLYTFVGDLGEAQDLVQEAFSRAWPRWHRISRYDDPVGWVRRVAWNAAASRWRRLRTARLFQQRQRLESVDGPGPDRVALAAALRALPADQRRAVVLFYIAELSVNEIAEDCGVAPGTVKSWLHRARTTLAARLDEHDPQRRDGGRPGTSHAARRTVD, encoded by the coding sequence ATGACGCAGACGGATGCGCGGCCGTGGGTTGCCCCACGGCCGCGCACCCCCGCCCCGGCCGATGCGGGCATCCCGCGACGAGCACTGACGATCGAGGTGAGCAGCACGGTGCGGGAAGACGCCGGTCCGGGCTTCGACGAGGTGTACCGCCGGCACTTCCAGCCGCTGGTGGTGCAGCTCTACACGTTCGTCGGGGACCTGGGGGAAGCCCAGGACCTGGTGCAGGAGGCGTTCAGCCGGGCCTGGCCACGCTGGCACCGGATCAGCCGCTACGACGACCCGGTGGGGTGGGTCCGCCGGGTGGCCTGGAACGCCGCGGCCAGCCGGTGGCGCCGACTGCGTACGGCACGGCTGTTCCAGCAACGGCAGCGGCTGGAGTCGGTGGACGGCCCCGGCCCGGACCGGGTGGCGCTGGCCGCCGCCCTCCGGGCGCTCCCCGCCGACCAGCGACGCGCGGTGGTGCTGTTCTACATCGCCGAGCTCAGCGTCAACGAGATCGCCGAGGACTGCGGCGTGGCGCCCGGCACGGTCAAGTCCTGGCTGCACCGCGCCCGGACCACGCTGGCGGCGCGGCTCGACGAGCACGATCCTCAGCGACGGGACGGCGGCCGGCCCGGGACGTCCCACGCGGCCCGAAGGACGGTGGACTGA
- a CDS encoding NADH-quinone oxidoreductase subunit C: protein MTPEEVAERARTVLTRTAGLAEDAVTVGCSGGQAYARATVDVPPGAWRDALRAARDDAELACDFFDWLSAVDELADGFDVVAHLWSTGHRHGVLLRTRVPREAPSVPSVVDVFPGAAWHERETYEMFGVRFDGHPNLAPLLLPPEFEGHPLRKEFVLASRVAKPWPGAKEPGESEAGGGRRPIRPPGVPAPGEWGATPTPAGAAGVGEGPRGGTPARPARDRPVRRPPGAPGLATPSDDDTGGTP from the coding sequence ATGACGCCGGAAGAGGTCGCCGAGCGGGCGCGGACGGTGCTGACGCGAACGGCCGGGTTGGCCGAGGACGCGGTGACCGTGGGGTGCTCGGGCGGCCAGGCGTACGCCCGCGCGACGGTCGACGTACCCCCGGGCGCCTGGCGGGACGCGCTGCGCGCTGCGCGCGACGACGCCGAGCTGGCCTGTGACTTCTTCGACTGGCTGTCGGCGGTGGACGAGCTGGCCGACGGGTTCGACGTGGTCGCCCACCTGTGGTCGACGGGCCACCGGCACGGGGTGCTGCTGCGCACCCGGGTGCCCCGGGAGGCGCCGAGCGTGCCCTCGGTGGTGGACGTCTTCCCCGGTGCCGCCTGGCACGAGCGGGAGACGTACGAGATGTTCGGCGTCCGCTTCGACGGCCACCCGAACCTGGCGCCGCTGCTGCTGCCGCCGGAGTTCGAGGGGCATCCGCTGCGCAAGGAGTTCGTGCTCGCCTCCCGGGTGGCCAAGCCGTGGCCGGGCGCCAAGGAGCCGGGCGAGTCCGAGGCCGGCGGCGGCCGCCGCCCGATCCGCCCGCCCGGCGTGCCCGCGCCCGGCGAGTGGGGCGCGACGCCCACGCCGGCCGGCGCGGCCGGGGTCGGCGAGGGTCCGCGCGGTGGCACCCCGGCCCGCCCGGCCCGGGACCGCCCCGTCCGGCGGCCGCCCGGCGCGCCCGGGCTGGCGACCCCGTCGGACGACGACACCGGAGGTACGCCCTGA
- the moeZ gene encoding adenylyltransferase/sulfurtransferase MoeZ, with the protein MSLPPLVEPAAELTVDEIRRYSRHLIIPDVGVEGQKRLKNARVLCVGAGGLGSPALLYLAAAGVGTLGIIDFDTVDESNLQRQIIHGVSDVGRSKAESAAASIREINPLVNVEIHNTALDRDNVREIFSQYDLIVDGTDNFATRYMVNDAAVLLGKPYVWGSIYRFDGQASVFWAEHGPCYRCLYPEPPPPGMVPSCAEGGVLGVLCASIGSIQVNEAIKLLAGIGEPLVGRLMVYDALEMTYRKIKVRKDPNCALCGENPTVTDLLEDYEDFCGAVSEEAQEAVVDATITALELREWQDAGKDIFLVDVREPAEYEIVRIPGATLIPKGEIISGEALSRLPQDRQIVLHCKSGVRSAEALAAVKAAGFRDAVHVQGGVLSWIKQVDPSLPAY; encoded by the coding sequence GTGTCGTTGCCCCCGCTCGTCGAGCCCGCCGCCGAGCTGACCGTAGACGAGATCCGCCGCTACTCGCGCCACCTGATCATCCCCGACGTGGGGGTCGAGGGGCAGAAGCGGCTGAAGAACGCCCGGGTGCTGTGTGTCGGTGCCGGCGGCCTCGGCTCGCCGGCCCTGTTGTACCTGGCCGCCGCCGGCGTGGGGACGCTCGGCATCATCGACTTCGACACCGTCGACGAGTCGAACCTCCAGCGCCAGATCATCCACGGCGTCTCCGACGTGGGCCGGTCCAAGGCCGAGTCCGCCGCCGCGTCGATCCGCGAGATCAACCCGCTGGTCAACGTCGAGATCCACAACACCGCGCTGGACCGGGACAACGTCCGGGAGATCTTCTCCCAGTACGACCTGATCGTCGACGGCACCGACAACTTCGCCACGCGGTACATGGTCAACGACGCGGCGGTGCTGCTCGGCAAGCCGTACGTCTGGGGGTCGATCTACCGGTTCGACGGCCAGGCGTCGGTGTTCTGGGCCGAGCACGGCCCCTGCTACCGCTGCCTCTACCCGGAGCCCCCGCCGCCCGGCATGGTCCCCTCCTGCGCGGAGGGCGGCGTGCTCGGCGTGCTCTGCGCGTCGATCGGCTCGATCCAGGTGAACGAGGCGATCAAGCTGCTCGCCGGCATCGGCGAGCCGCTGGTCGGCCGGCTCATGGTCTACGACGCCCTGGAGATGACGTACCGCAAGATCAAGGTACGCAAGGACCCGAACTGCGCCCTCTGCGGCGAGAACCCGACGGTCACCGACCTGCTGGAGGACTACGAGGACTTCTGCGGCGCCGTCTCCGAGGAGGCCCAGGAGGCGGTGGTCGACGCGACCATCACCGCACTGGAGCTCAGGGAGTGGCAGGACGCGGGCAAGGACATCTTCCTGGTCGACGTCCGCGAGCCCGCCGAGTACGAGATCGTCCGCATCCCCGGCGCCACGCTGATCCCCAAGGGCGAGATCATCTCCGGCGAGGCGCTGTCCCGGCTGCCGCAGGACCGGCAGATCGTGCTGCACTGCAAGTCCGGCGTCCGCTCGGCCGAGGCGCTCGCCGCCGTCAAGGCGGCCGGCTTCCGGGACGCGGTGCACGTCCAGGGCGGCGTCCTGTCCTGGATCAAGCAGGTCGATCCGTCGCTGCCCGCCTACTGA
- a CDS encoding DUF3152 domain-containing protein has translation MSVSSPPGPSGSARPTPDGARSRRPGARTLLGGLAALAAVVAAAALLLGGGAAPGPAGPDATHVARRTGPDDPGGAAGRATPRGWPSSGAGRFATAEGESPVRGGGGPLRRYRVAVEDGTGQDADAFAATVDEVLSDPRSWIASGELRVQRVADPAADFTVYLATPATSERMCALGGLATDGYTSCRLPGQVIINLARWMEAVPDYGAPLDVYRRYVVNHEVGHELGEVHQACPRPGAPAPVMQQQTYGLDGCVANPWPYLDGSRYEGEPVDGV, from the coding sequence ATGAGCGTCTCCTCCCCACCCGGGCCGTCCGGCTCGGCCCGTCCGACTCCGGACGGTGCCCGGTCGCGGCGCCCGGGTGCGCGTACCCTGCTCGGCGGCCTCGCCGCGCTGGCGGCGGTGGTCGCCGCCGCGGCCCTGCTCCTCGGCGGCGGGGCGGCACCCGGCCCGGCCGGCCCCGACGCGACCCACGTCGCGCGTCGGACCGGCCCGGACGACCCGGGCGGAGCGGCCGGCCGGGCGACGCCGCGCGGCTGGCCGAGCAGCGGGGCCGGCCGGTTCGCCACGGCGGAGGGAGAGTCGCCGGTCCGGGGCGGCGGCGGGCCGCTGCGCCGCTACCGGGTGGCCGTCGAGGACGGCACCGGGCAGGACGCGGACGCGTTCGCGGCCACGGTCGACGAGGTGCTCAGCGACCCGCGCAGCTGGATCGCCTCGGGCGAGCTGCGGGTGCAGCGGGTGGCCGACCCGGCGGCCGACTTCACGGTCTACCTGGCCACCCCGGCCACCTCGGAGCGGATGTGCGCGCTGGGCGGGCTGGCCACGGACGGGTACACCTCCTGCCGGCTGCCCGGCCAGGTGATCATCAACCTGGCTCGCTGGATGGAGGCCGTCCCCGACTACGGCGCCCCGCTGGACGTCTACCGGAGGTACGTGGTCAACCACGAGGTGGGCCACGAGCTCGGCGAGGTGCACCAGGCCTGCCCCCGGCCGGGGGCGCCCGCGCCGGTGATGCAGCAGCAGACGTACGGGCTGGACGGCTGCGTCGCCAACCCCTGGCCCTACCTGGACGGATCGCGGTACGAGGGCGAGCCGGTCGACGGGGTCTGA
- a CDS encoding DUF3152 domain-containing protein → MSAPRPRHRFPTATYHPTTRAARRRRRSVCPLVALAASLLAGGALLLARPALDVGASEGPPADREVVAAADQFGDPAPEPTVAAASPSASPDPVEAAPVLRLPGPVPSAGQGSFRYDDRAGEVLGRAGTLQHYRVAVEEGSEEDVHAFGTAVEEALAGPGSWVDSGRLRLQRVPGDARYDFTVYLATARTAGRMCAAGGVDIRVGGRPYTSCRAPGKVIINLDRWRASVPHYVSAKVPLAVYRMYVVNHEVGHQLGHRHERCPKRGRPAPVMMQQTLFLNGCVANPWPYLDGRRYAGPPL, encoded by the coding sequence ATGTCCGCGCCCCGCCCCCGTCACCGCTTCCCGACGGCCACCTACCACCCGACCACCCGGGCCGCCCGGCGGCGGCGCCGGTCCGTGTGCCCGTTGGTCGCGCTGGCCGCGAGCCTCCTGGCCGGCGGTGCGCTGCTGCTGGCCCGGCCAGCGCTGGACGTCGGGGCGTCGGAGGGGCCGCCGGCCGACCGCGAGGTGGTGGCCGCGGCGGACCAGTTCGGCGACCCGGCACCGGAGCCGACCGTGGCCGCCGCGTCGCCATCGGCGAGCCCCGACCCGGTCGAGGCGGCGCCGGTGCTCCGGCTGCCCGGCCCGGTGCCCTCGGCCGGGCAGGGTAGCTTCCGGTACGACGACCGGGCCGGGGAGGTGCTGGGCCGGGCGGGGACGCTGCAGCACTACCGGGTGGCCGTCGAGGAGGGCTCGGAGGAGGACGTGCACGCCTTCGGCACGGCGGTGGAGGAGGCGCTGGCCGGGCCGGGGAGCTGGGTGGACAGCGGCCGGCTGCGGTTGCAGCGGGTGCCCGGGGACGCCCGCTACGACTTCACGGTCTACCTCGCCACCGCCCGCACGGCGGGCCGGATGTGCGCAGCGGGCGGCGTGGACATCCGCGTCGGCGGTCGGCCGTACACCTCGTGCCGCGCCCCGGGGAAGGTGATCATCAACCTGGACCGGTGGCGGGCCTCGGTGCCGCACTACGTGTCGGCGAAGGTGCCGCTGGCGGTCTACCGGATGTACGTGGTGAACCACGAGGTGGGGCACCAGTTGGGGCACCGGCACGAGCGCTGCCCGAAGCGGGGCCGGCCGGCGCCGGTGATGATGCAGCAGACGCTGTTCCTCAACGGCTGCGTGGCCAACCCGTGGCCGTACCTGGACGGCCGTCGGTACGCCGGTCCGCCGCTCTGA
- the proB gene encoding glutamate 5-kinase, whose protein sequence is MREAVTSARRIVVKVGSSSLTTAAGRLDDARVDTLVDTLAALAADGREVVLVSSGAIAAGLAPLGLRRRPRDLATQQAAASVGQGLLIGRYAAGFARHQLTVGQVLLTVDDVTRRAHYRNAYRTLRKLLDLRAVPIVNENDTVATEEIRFGDNDRLAALVAALVHADLLVLLSDVDALWTGDPARPGSTRIAEVHDERDLAGVEVGGAGRAGVGTGGMVTKVEAARIATGFGIPVVLTAASLAAGALAGEAVGTLFHPERRRPAARLFWLAHATTPRGRLHLDDGAVAAVVRRRKSLLPAGITAVDGAFTAGDPVDLVDAGGAPVARGLVNYDAVELPGLLGRSTGELAVALGPAYEREVVHRDDLVLL, encoded by the coding sequence GTGCGCGAAGCAGTCACCTCAGCCCGGAGGATCGTCGTCAAGGTCGGCTCGTCCTCGCTGACCACCGCGGCCGGGAGACTGGACGACGCGCGGGTCGACACGCTGGTCGACACGCTCGCCGCGCTCGCCGCCGACGGCCGCGAGGTGGTGCTGGTCTCGTCCGGGGCCATCGCCGCCGGGCTCGCACCGCTCGGGCTCCGGCGGCGCCCGCGCGACCTGGCCACCCAGCAGGCCGCCGCCAGCGTCGGCCAGGGCCTGCTGATCGGCCGGTACGCGGCCGGCTTCGCCCGGCACCAGCTGACGGTGGGGCAGGTGCTGCTCACCGTCGACGACGTGACCCGACGGGCGCACTACCGCAACGCGTACCGGACCCTGCGCAAGCTGCTCGACCTGCGGGCCGTGCCGATCGTCAACGAGAACGACACGGTGGCCACCGAGGAGATCCGCTTCGGCGACAACGACCGGCTCGCCGCCCTGGTGGCCGCGCTGGTGCACGCCGACCTGCTGGTGCTCCTGTCCGACGTCGACGCGCTGTGGACCGGCGACCCGGCCCGGCCGGGCTCCACCCGGATCGCCGAGGTCCACGACGAGCGGGACCTGGCCGGGGTCGAGGTGGGCGGCGCGGGCCGCGCCGGGGTGGGCACCGGCGGCATGGTCACCAAGGTCGAGGCGGCCCGGATCGCGACCGGGTTCGGCATCCCGGTGGTGCTGACCGCCGCGTCCCTGGCCGCCGGGGCGCTGGCCGGCGAGGCCGTCGGCACCCTGTTCCACCCCGAGCGGCGGCGGCCGGCCGCCCGGCTCTTCTGGCTGGCGCACGCCACCACGCCCCGCGGCCGGCTGCACCTCGACGACGGCGCGGTCGCGGCGGTGGTACGCCGGCGCAAGTCCCTGCTGCCGGCCGGCATCACCGCCGTGGACGGGGCGTTCACCGCGGGCGACCCGGTCGACCTGGTCGACGCCGGGGGCGCGCCGGTCGCCCGGGGACTGGTCAACTACGACGCGGTGGAGCTGCCCGGGCTGCTCGGCCGCTCGACGGGCGAGCTGGCGGTGGCCCTCGGCCCCGCGTACGAACGTGAGGTCGTCCACCGCGACGACCTGGTACTGCTATAG
- a CDS encoding glutamate-5-semialdehyde dehydrogenase — translation MSVVEQARRARDAAEALAVATRTVKDAALVAMADALVARTPEILAANATDLAAGREAGLSAAVLDRLALDAGRVAGIADALRQMAALPDPVGEVVRGSTLPNGLELRQVRVPFGVVGIIYEARPNVTVDAAGICLKSGNAALLRGSSSAANSNAALVAVLRDAVASAGLPADAVQLLDATSRDSVKELMRARGLVDVLIPRGGASLIRTVVEESTVPVIETGVGNCHVYVDAAADVAKAVAITLNAKTQRLSTCNTAESLLVHAGVADAFLPPVLAAFAGAGVTVHGDARVAAYSDAVVPATEEDFATEYLSADISVAVVDSLDAAITHIRRYGTGHTEAIVTDSAGAAREFVARVDAAAVMVNASTRFTDGGEFGFGAEIGISTQKLHARGPMGLPELTSTKYVVTGDGHLR, via the coding sequence ATGAGCGTGGTGGAGCAGGCGCGCCGGGCGCGGGACGCGGCGGAGGCGCTGGCCGTGGCCACCCGTACGGTCAAGGACGCCGCGCTGGTGGCGATGGCCGACGCGCTCGTGGCGCGTACCCCGGAGATCCTCGCCGCGAACGCGACGGACCTGGCCGCCGGGCGCGAGGCCGGGCTGAGCGCGGCCGTGCTGGACCGGCTCGCCCTCGACGCGGGCCGGGTGGCCGGCATCGCCGACGCGCTGCGCCAGATGGCCGCGCTGCCCGACCCGGTGGGCGAGGTGGTCCGCGGCTCGACCCTGCCCAACGGGCTGGAGCTGCGGCAGGTCCGGGTGCCGTTCGGGGTGGTCGGCATCATCTACGAGGCCCGCCCGAACGTGACCGTGGACGCCGCCGGGATCTGCCTGAAGTCCGGCAACGCGGCGCTGCTGCGCGGCTCCTCCTCGGCGGCGAACTCCAACGCCGCGCTGGTGGCGGTGCTGCGGGACGCGGTCGCCTCGGCCGGCCTGCCGGCGGACGCGGTGCAGCTGCTCGACGCCACCTCCCGCGACTCGGTCAAGGAGCTGATGCGCGCCCGGGGGCTGGTGGACGTGCTGATCCCGCGCGGCGGGGCGTCGCTGATCCGCACGGTGGTCGAGGAGTCGACCGTGCCGGTGATCGAGACGGGGGTGGGCAACTGCCACGTGTACGTCGACGCCGCCGCCGACGTGGCCAAGGCCGTCGCGATCACCCTGAACGCCAAGACGCAGCGCCTGTCGACCTGCAACACGGCCGAGTCGCTGCTGGTGCACGCGGGCGTCGCGGACGCCTTCCTGCCGCCGGTGCTGGCGGCGTTCGCCGGGGCCGGGGTGACGGTGCACGGCGACGCCCGGGTGGCGGCGTACTCGGACGCGGTGGTGCCGGCCACCGAAGAGGACTTCGCCACGGAGTACCTGTCGGCCGACATCTCGGTCGCCGTGGTCGACTCGCTCGACGCGGCGATCACCCACATCCGCCGGTACGGCACCGGCCACACCGAGGCCATCGTCACCGACTCGGCCGGCGCGGCCCGGGAGTTCGTGGCCCGGGTCGACGCGGCGGCGGTCATGGTCAACGCCTCGACCCGTTTCACGGACGGCGGCGAGTTCGGGTTCGGCGCGGAAATCGGCATCTCCACCCAGAAGCTGCACGCCCGGGGCCCGATGGGCCTGCCCGAGCTGACCTCCACGAAGTACGTGGTGACCGGCGACGGCCACCTGCGCTGA
- a CDS encoding NADH-quinone oxidoreductase subunit B, which produces MQLPAVLGEPIRFVLNWGRRYSLWVFNFGLACCAIEFIATSMGRHDFMRLGVIPFAHGPRQADLMVVSGTVTDKMAPAIKRLYDQMPEPKYVISFGACSNCGGPYWDSYSVTKGVDQLIPVDVYVPGCPPRPEALLHGILRLQEKIAAERSGVGGVARPDPLVSPADVAGGQPPRPVESLTAPPVRPPTSAHP; this is translated from the coding sequence GTGCAGCTGCCGGCAGTGCTGGGGGAGCCGATCCGGTTCGTGCTGAACTGGGGCCGCCGCTACTCGCTCTGGGTGTTCAACTTCGGCCTGGCCTGCTGCGCGATCGAGTTCATCGCCACCAGCATGGGCCGGCACGACTTCATGCGGCTCGGCGTGATCCCGTTCGCCCACGGCCCCCGCCAGGCCGACCTGATGGTGGTCTCCGGCACGGTCACCGACAAGATGGCCCCGGCGATCAAGCGGCTGTACGACCAGATGCCCGAGCCGAAGTACGTCATCTCGTTCGGCGCCTGCTCCAACTGCGGCGGCCCGTACTGGGACTCGTACTCGGTGACCAAGGGCGTCGACCAGCTCATCCCCGTCGACGTGTACGTGCCCGGCTGCCCGCCCCGGCCGGAGGCGCTGCTGCACGGCATCCTGCGCCTGCAGGAGAAGATCGCCGCCGAGCGGTCCGGCGTCGGCGGGGTGGCCCGACCGGACCCGCTCGTCTCGCCGGCCGACGTCGCCGGTGGGCAGCCGCCCCGCCCGGTGGAATCGCTCACCGCCCCACCGGTACGTCCGCCGACCAGCGCCCACCCCTAG
- a CDS encoding glucose 1-dehydrogenase — MRAVTVTPGNPKSLRCAADWPEPATDEGAVLVEALAVGICGTDHEIIAGHYGEAPPGVKDLVLGHESLGRVLEDPSGTLQPGDLVAGIVRHPDPVPCPNCAVGEWDMCRNGRYTEHGIKALPGFARDRWRVQPQFAVGLDPALARVGMLLEPTSVVAKAWDHIERIGNRAEWQPQTVLVTGAGPIGLLAALLAVQRGLAVHVLDRATSGPKPDLVRALGATYHAVPVNELDFEPDVVVECTGAPVVVLDVMCKAGINGIVCLTGVSSGGRKIDFDAGSLNRALVLENNVVFGSVNANRRHWDMAAEALARADRSWLESLITRRVPVGAYAEAYTPQPDDIKVVLDFAA; from the coding sequence GTGCGCGCTGTCACCGTCACACCCGGTAACCCGAAGTCGCTGCGCTGCGCCGCGGACTGGCCGGAGCCGGCCACGGACGAGGGCGCGGTCCTGGTCGAGGCGCTCGCGGTGGGCATCTGCGGCACCGACCACGAGATCATCGCCGGGCACTACGGCGAGGCCCCGCCGGGGGTGAAGGACCTGGTGCTGGGCCACGAGTCGCTGGGCCGGGTGCTGGAGGATCCCAGCGGCACCCTGCAACCGGGCGACCTGGTGGCGGGCATCGTCCGGCACCCCGATCCCGTGCCCTGCCCGAACTGCGCCGTCGGCGAGTGGGACATGTGCCGCAACGGGCGGTACACCGAGCACGGCATCAAGGCGCTGCCCGGCTTCGCCCGGGACCGCTGGCGGGTGCAGCCCCAGTTCGCTGTCGGCCTCGACCCGGCGCTGGCCCGGGTCGGCATGCTGCTCGAACCGACCAGCGTGGTGGCCAAGGCGTGGGACCACATCGAGCGGATCGGGAACCGGGCGGAGTGGCAGCCGCAGACGGTGCTGGTGACCGGGGCGGGCCCGATCGGCCTGCTGGCCGCGCTGCTGGCCGTCCAGCGGGGGCTGGCCGTGCACGTCCTCGACCGGGCCACCTCGGGGCCGAAGCCGGACCTGGTCCGGGCGCTCGGCGCGACGTACCACGCGGTACCGGTCAACGAGCTGGACTTCGAGCCGGACGTGGTGGTGGAGTGCACGGGCGCGCCGGTGGTGGTGCTGGACGTGATGTGCAAGGCGGGCATCAACGGCATCGTCTGCCTGACCGGGGTCTCCAGCGGCGGCCGGAAGATCGACTTCGACGCCGGCTCGCTCAACCGGGCCCTGGTGCTGGAGAACAACGTGGTCTTCGGCTCGGTGAACGCCAACCGCCGGCACTGGGACATGGCCGCCGAGGCCCTGGCCCGGGCCGACCGGTCGTGGCTGGAGTCGCTGATCACCCGACGCGTGCCGGTGGGGGCGTACGCCGAGGCGTACACCCCCCAGCCGGACGACATCAAGGTGGTGCTCGACTTCGCCGCGTGA
- a CDS encoding MGMT family protein, whose translation MTPEEYVEAVLRLVERIPPGRVMSYGAVADALAERSGRASARLVGSIMARHGGGVPWHRVVTAGGRLPPGHEVEARARLRAEGCPLRPSGVDMSAAGWSPNEGV comes from the coding sequence ATGACACCTGAGGAGTACGTCGAGGCTGTGCTGCGGCTCGTCGAGCGCATCCCGCCGGGCCGGGTGATGTCGTACGGGGCGGTCGCCGACGCGCTCGCCGAGCGCTCGGGCCGGGCGTCGGCGCGGCTGGTCGGGTCGATCATGGCCCGGCACGGCGGCGGGGTGCCGTGGCACCGGGTGGTGACCGCGGGCGGCCGGCTGCCACCCGGGCACGAGGTCGAGGCGCGGGCCCGGCTGCGCGCGGAGGGCTGCCCGCTGCGCCCGTCCGGGGTGGACATGTCGGCAGCCGGTTGGTCCCCGAACGAGGGGGTGTGA
- a CDS encoding DUF2252 domain-containing protein: MTQFADTRSAFIVDVFTEEFGASMALDPAAFRRKFRKMAASPFAFYRGSASLFYADQRGDFADEAFLDEHTSRVWIHGDLHAENFGTYMNASGQLVFNVNDFDEAYVGPFTWDLKRFAASVALLGYAKALSDRAISDLVTGFAGSYLTELRAIAAGGDDAIGSITLDNADGVLRRVLQQARLNTRVDLLAAQTTIDNYERRFSLGDGVYEIDADTRDRVCAAFQDYLGTLPESSARLRPVEAHIKDVVLRKGVGIGSAGLPSYNLLLEGHTQALENDVVIYMKQAQVPAVARYVDDERVRAYFRHQGHRTAESQRALQAHADPWLGFTELDGAGQLVAEVSPYAADLDWSDVNEPEELAGVLADLGRAVARMHSVADDESSHDLVDYSTEEAIVAAVDADPDGFVAHLVEFAHAYGLRAREDHQLFVDLFRNGRLPGI; this comes from the coding sequence ATGACCCAGTTCGCGGACACGCGTTCCGCCTTCATCGTCGACGTGTTCACCGAGGAGTTCGGTGCGTCGATGGCGCTCGACCCGGCGGCGTTCCGCCGCAAGTTTCGCAAGATGGCCGCGTCGCCGTTCGCCTTCTACCGGGGCAGCGCCTCGCTTTTCTACGCCGACCAGCGCGGCGACTTCGCCGACGAGGCGTTCCTGGACGAGCACACCAGCCGGGTGTGGATCCACGGCGACCTGCACGCGGAGAACTTCGGCACGTACATGAACGCCTCCGGGCAGCTCGTGTTCAACGTCAACGACTTCGACGAGGCGTACGTCGGGCCGTTCACGTGGGACCTGAAGCGCTTCGCCGCCAGCGTGGCCCTGCTCGGGTACGCCAAGGCGCTCTCCGACCGGGCGATCAGCGACCTGGTCACCGGGTTCGCCGGGTCGTACCTGACCGAGCTGCGGGCCATCGCCGCCGGCGGGGACGACGCCATCGGCTCGATCACCCTCGACAACGCCGACGGGGTGCTGCGCCGGGTGCTCCAGCAGGCCCGGCTCAACACCCGGGTCGACCTGCTGGCCGCGCAGACCACGATCGACAACTACGAGCGCCGGTTCTCCCTCGGCGACGGCGTGTACGAGATCGACGCCGACACCCGCGACCGGGTGTGCGCCGCCTTCCAGGACTACCTCGGCACCCTGCCCGAGTCCTCCGCCCGGCTGCGTCCGGTGGAGGCGCACATCAAGGACGTCGTGCTGCGCAAGGGCGTGGGCATCGGCTCGGCCGGGCTGCCGTCGTACAACCTGCTGCTGGAGGGGCACACCCAGGCGCTGGAGAACGACGTCGTCATCTACATGAAGCAGGCCCAGGTCCCGGCCGTGGCCCGGTACGTCGACGACGAGCGGGTCCGCGCGTACTTCCGGCACCAGGGGCACCGGACGGCCGAGTCGCAGCGGGCGCTGCAGGCGCACGCCGACCCGTGGCTGGGCTTCACCGAGCTGGACGGGGCCGGCCAGCTCGTCGCCGAGGTCTCCCCGTACGCGGCCGACCTGGACTGGTCGGACGTCAACGAGCCGGAGGAGCTGGCCGGGGTGCTGGCCGACCTGGGCCGGGCCGTGGCCCGGATGCACTCGGTGGCCGACGACGAGTCCAGCCACGACCTGGTCGACTACTCCACGGAGGAGGCGATCGTCGCCGCGGTGGACGCCGACCCCGACGGGTTCGTCGCGCACCTGGTCGAGTTCGCCCACGCGTACGGCCTGCGGGCCCGCGAGGACCACCAGCTCTTCGTCGACCTGTTCCGCAACGGCCGGCTGCCCGGAATCTGA